One Cryptococcus neoformans var. neoformans B-3501A chromosome 10, whole genome shotgun sequence DNA window includes the following coding sequences:
- a CDS encoding hypothetical protein (HMMPfam hit to Ribosomal_S4, Ribosomal protein S4/S9 N-terminal domain, score: 43.7, E(): 5e-10; HMMPfam hit to S4, S4 domain, score: 41.6, E(): 2.2e-09) has protein sequence MRQLKHHEKKLLKKVDFLSWKQDASQREVKVMRKYHIQDREDYHKYNKLCGSLRSLIHKLSLLPANDPFRQQKEAEMLDKLYDMGILDIGSKPSDIENKVTVSSIARRRLAVVVARLKMSETVSDAVRTIEQGHIRVGPTPVTDPAMLVTRRTEDFVTWVDTSARKRTIMKYNDELDDFDLL, from the exons ATGAGACAGCTTAAGCATCATGAAAAGAAACTCCTCAAAAAAGTTGATTTTCTCAGT TGGAAACAGGATGCTTCTCAGCGGGAAGTCAAGGTGATGCGCAAGTATCACATCCAAGATCGAGAGGACTATCACAA ATACAACAAGTTGTGCGGTTCATTACGATCATTAATCCATAAACTCTCACTTCTCCCGGCGAACGACCCATTCCGACAACAAAAGGAGGCTGAAATGCTTGACAAGTTGTATGATATGGGTATCCTCG ACATCGGCTCCAAACCCTCTGACATTGAAAACAAAGTAACGGTCTCCTCCATTGCCCGGCGCCGTCTTGCCGTCGTCGTTGCCCGTCTCAAAATGTCCGAAACCGTCTCTGACGCGGTACGCACTATCGAGCAAGGTCATATCCGAGTAGGACCCACACCAGTGACTGATCCTGCTATGCTTGTCACGAGGAGAACGGAGGACTTTGTTACTTGGGTTGACACAAGTGCTAGGAAGAGGACTATTATGAAGTATAATGACGAG CTCGACGACTTCGACCTGTTGTAA